From Zingiber officinale cultivar Zhangliang chromosome 5B, Zo_v1.1, whole genome shotgun sequence, the proteins below share one genomic window:
- the LOC121984872 gene encoding 9-cis-epoxycarotenoid dioxygenase NCED2, chloroplastic-like, with translation MAPAMASTLQAAANPTSQIHQFNSRLRPKSVQVLRNHSPRILCSASPASSNSLLNLTTMTGTTPAFYPAPHLREAVESSIPKLATGNGDERLKWNLFQQLAAAVLDKIEEDFIAEVLERPHPLPKTADPSIQIAGNFAPVDEHAPCYNLHVEGRIPPFINGVYVRNGANPLFEPVAGHHFFDGDGMVHAVHLRNGTAAYACRYTETERLCQERAIGKPVFPKAIGELHGHSGIARLLLFYARSLFGIVDGSHGIGVANAGLVYFNDRLLAMSEDDIPYHVRITPSGDLETVERYDFHGQLRSSMIAHPKVDPISRELFALSYDVIQKPYLKYFYFSPDGKKSPDVEIPLDQPTMMHDFAITENYVVVPDHQMVFKMQEMIRGGSPVVYDRKKTARFGILPKYAADASDMRWVDVPDCFCFHLWNAWEEPATGEVVVIGSCMTPADSVFNECEENLESIVSEIRLDLNTGKSTRRPILAPEDQLNLEAGMVNRNKLGRKTRYAYLAIAEPWPKVSGFAKVDLSTGELQKFIFGDGRFGGEPFFVPRDENSPREDDGYVLSFVHDEKTSKSELVILNAADMLVEATVKLPSRVPYGFHGTFINAKDMETQA, from the coding sequence ATGGCTCCTGCCATGGCTTCTACCCTGCAAGCTGCAGCCAATCCAACCTCCCAAATCCACCAATTTAACTCACGACTGCGACCTAAATCTGTCCAAGTTCTAAGAAACCATTCTCCTAGAATACTCTGTTCCGCTTCCCCGGCCTCCTCCAACTCCCTCCTGAACCTGACGACCATGACCGGCACCACTCCGGCCTTCTACCCAGCTCCTCATCTGCGGGAGGCGGTAGAGAGTAGTATCCCTAAGCTGGCAACGGGAAACGGCGACGAAAGGCTGAAATGGAATTTGTTCCAGCAGCTGGCGGCGGCTGTCTTGGACAAAATCGAGGAGGATTTCATAGCCGAAGTGCTCGAGCGGCCGCACCCCCTGCCTAAGACCGCTGATCCTTCTATCCAAATCGCCGGCAATTTCGCCCCAGTCGACGAGCACGCCCCTTGCTACAACCTCCATGTAGAGGGCCGCATACCACCGTTCATCAACGGGGTTTATGTCCGCAACGGCGCCAATCCTCTGTTCGAGCCAGTAGCCGGGCACCACTTCTTCGACGGCGATGGTATGGTGCATGCCGTCCACCTCCGTAACGGCACCGCCGCCTACGCTTGCCGGTACACTGAGACTGAGCGGCTCTGCCAGGAGCGCGCCATCGGGAAGCCCGTCTTCCCCAAGGCGATCGGCGAGCTGCACGGTCACTCGGGGATCGCACGGCTGCTGCTCTTCTACGCGAGGAGCCTTTTTGGTATCGTCGACGGAAGCCACGGGATCGGCGTGGCCAACGCCGGCCTCGTCTACTTCAACGACCGTCTGCTCGCCATGTCGGAAGACGACATCCCGTACCACGTCCGGATCACTCCCTCCGGCGACCTGGAGACCGTGGAGCGGTACGACTTCCACGGCCAGCTCCGGTCCTCCATGATTGCGCACCCGAAGGTGGATCCGATCTCCCGGGAGCTATTTGCGCTCAGCTACGACGTCATCCAAAAGCCTTATCTCAAGTACTTTTACTTCTCCCCCGACGGAAAAAAGTCGCCCGACGTGGAGATCCCCCTTGACCAACCCACCATGATGCACGACTTCGCCATAACCGAGAATTACGTCGTGGTTCCCGACCATCAGATGGTTTTCAAGATGCAGGAGATGATCCGCGGCGGATCTCCGGTCGTCTACGACCGGAAGAAGACCGCGCGCTTTGGAATCTTGCCCAAGTACGCTGCCGACGCCTCTGATATGCGGTGGGTAGACGTCCCCGACTGCTTCTGTTTCCACCTGTGGAACGCGTGGGAGGAGCCAGCTACCGGCGAGGTGGTGGTGATAGGCTCCTGCATGACGCCGGCTGACTCGGTGTTCAACGAATGCGAGGAGAACCTCGAGAGCATCGTCTCTGAGATCCGGCTCGACCTCAACACTGGCAAGTCGACGCGGCGCCCCATTCTGGCACCGGAAGACCAATTGAATCTAGAAGCTGGAATGGTGAACAGGAACAAGCTGGGGAGGAAGACTAGGTACGCGTACTTGGCGATCGCCGAGCCGTGGCCCAAGGTATCGGGCTTCGCCAAGGTCGACCTTTCCACAGGAGAGCTACAAAAGTTCATTTTTGGAGACGGCCGATTTGGAGGCGAGCCGTTCTTCGTGCCAAGGGATGAAAACTCACCCAGGGAGGACGACGGCTATGTTCTGTCCTTCGTCCACGACGAGAAGACATCCAAGTCGGAGCTGGTGATTCTGAACGCCGCCGACATGCTGGTCGAAGCCACCGTGAAGCTGCCGTCGCGCGTTCCCTACGGCTTCCATGGGACATTCATCAACGCAAAGGACATGGAGACACAGGCCTAA